GTTACTTTCACTTTGTGAGTGACGTCACAGTGATGGTCACATGGTGTGCAGGGAGCTGCCTTTAGTCTCGTTCTTACGTTTCTCGGCTCAATACGGaagtatggaagcatgtaacaaatcttttgagtcttgccaaagcatatgcggtactcaaaacgtgtcttcaaactttaagtcactgtaaattacgagttaaaagtcggccatttttggtatagcaccacgggtgaaaacattagagagcattatgggacgtagacaaaaaattttgtttgatgaactgtaagtttagctcgttcttttcccgcgcacactggttctgagagctcgcttcgctcgccggcgctgcgcgccggcgagctgcgctcgctataataaATCAATTTGTACCGTTTCGATgcacaaaatataatatttaaattccagttttcatattttttcagggATATGGGTGATACATTATtacattcatacatgtaaataaatagaaGGAACTGGTTTGGACTTGTTTCATTGAGGAAAATTGTTCGGCAGTCCATCGCCTTTATGTGTGTGCCGAGTCTCAATATTTTACCTACGAACGACAACTCAAGAATAATTGCAGAACTGTGCATTCGGGTTGACATACCGTTGATCAGCTAGACAGATTGTACAATTccgtataaaaaaaagaaagaattgcAAATAAACGGGGCATTAAAACTTGTCCTTGTTTGAGATTTATTTGCCAAATTATCGGATACATTCTTTTAGACAAtgtttgaaatagaaacattCTAGCATACAACCGATTTGAAAGTTGCATGTAAATTATACTTTTATATAGACTGTTCATATATTGTTTTCCTTGAAATGCCATCGTGGATTAATTGCTGTGTAAAGTAATCTTGCAAAGTTTTCTCGATCGAGTCTACCCATCTGCATGTTATATTGAAGTAAACTGATattggtaaatatttttttttcactaagaTTGCAATGAggaaaaatatttcatgatttcATAAAAGAACTACGTTTGATATGGTcaaatatcccccccccccccccagtttaaccaatttttaaatatacgGTATCAAAAATCGATCAATTCTTCATTAACATTATACAGAGGATGTctatcacatttattttatattggtCATCTTTGTCCAATAGTTCAAAAAGCTCTACCacatgaaattcaaataaaaaacgcTGAGAGCTgagaataattttataaaaaataacagtcTCTAAAACAGTAATTCAGCCAAACAGCTATTCAGTTGTAAAAACGTCTTTTAACGAccatatttcatataaaatggatTATAAAAAGTTTGTTCACTATAGTCTGAATATAATTGTGAAGGCTTTATCAAAGAATGATAATGGGTTTGAAATGGTTGGTCTATATATAGCCTGCTTTTTCTACTGTTGAATATGAtcattgaatattgttttatgTTACCTTCTTTGTAGGTTAacgtttcaaatttttatttagacGTTTTGCTAAATGTCTTTTCTGTATTAGAAACAACACATAATTCATAACATGACTCCACACGTTCTGATATAAAAAACGTTTCCTTCATTTGATGCTATGGAAATAGTCAGTTTGGTCTATTTCATTTCCATAACTCATATCTACAAGACGTACTATTACAAATCATTCCAAAATTGTTCAATTCTGCTACAACATAAATGAAATACCTGAAAATACTGTTATAGTCAATGGCAACGATTGACTTGCTTTCAAAAACATTTGCTCATTTCCATACAAGACATCCTCTTTCTACCTACTATTAATAATCCTTACAATAACACCTGTCTTGTATCGCAAGCCCACCTAACATTACAAACGTTATCAACTGTCATGAGTGACTATCTGTTTGGTATCAGGCGTGTTTCTGAAATCTCGTCGAGATATAAACTCTCAGTCTATAGAGTCCGTAAAAAGCCAACTGTAAAAGTGGGATCACAAGGATGGCCAGTCCCGGCACGGTTATACTGGGATACAGAGGCTGGCTATAGTCCAGGACATTGTAAATCACGGTCCCCGACACCCCGTACACAACCACGCTGAACCCAATGTACACTAGGCCGTAAATTAGGGGGTACACGAAATGTAGGAATCGGACTGGACGCGCACATATTGCCGCGTCGACGAGCACAAAAATGGTGTTGATTGCGTGCATATTGGTATCATTGACGAGCTCGGAGTTGCTGACATGGAGAGTTGGATAAATAGCACTAAAGTACACGACCGTCACTATTACAGAAAACACTTGTACAATGTTCGAAAGCAGCCATGATAGTTTCATGTACCACGTGACTCCATTAACCAGCTCAGTTTTGCAACTTTTTCGGTCAGTTTCGGGAGTTTCAGAAATGCTCTTTCCTATTGGCTCCATTTTCTCGCCAACAAATCCCCGGTTTTCTCTACTTTTGCTTTCGTCTGTTATGTGTTGATTTTCGGTACAACTTACTTTTCTTGGCCGCCGGAAGTGATGAAACACAGTTATCACGGCGGTTAGTATGAAGTGGAGAGTAAGGAGAATGTACGTCCACACCGTCAAGTATTGTAGCAGGGTGTACGTGGCGTTCATCGCACACACCGCGATCAACGCACCTGTCGTATAAAGCGACAGAAAAACCCGGATGAAAATATACGCCGCAGAAGGCCATTTCCACTGAAAGAGAAACAAATGTCCATCATTATAAGTTTAAAATGCCAAAGATTACTAATAGCTAGAGACAGATGTTATGAAAGTGATatgggtatatatttttaagaagCGTGCACATCAGACCATTTGGCACcgctttatttattttttgtttacttgaaaTTTAGACATTTTATTCTCTTTAAAATACTAGAATATAGTTGTATGCACATTATGATTGTAATAAGATATTATTgagatatatatattattaagaTAATTTTGTGGAAAGACgcttatgtaaattttgttcagatattgaagatgaattccattttgttttgaaatgccgACAGTATAGGGAAATTcgagtaaaatatattaagattatATATTATTGGAAAAACCCGTTtgtatacaaatttatacaattagtaagtgttcaaaattttaaagaactgtgtaATTTGGGGAAGTATCTCCATCTAGCTTTCAATATTcatgataattaagaaaaattctctggttttctttttttttctcgcctgttagtaaaattttattttatatacattgtcaatgtactttacatgtacaagtaccataccattatttcaatataacTATTAAgtatatgttataatatatgCCATAAGTTGTATGTCTTGTGCACATAACGAAtgtaaagaatgaaaaaaaaagattgtagaataaaaaaatacttgAACTTAAAAAGCACGTAATAACAAGTGGGTTCAATGCGGTAGAATACTTATCATTATTCTGTATAGAATGTCTGATTATCATATCAAAAATatgatttgatttttcaataaatttaattttctgagaattttgattttctaaGAAATCTAAAGTAATTGTTTACACTTTATAACTTTTCGAGGCGTATAACACGCACGCCTTGATCATATAATTTAATCAGTTCAGGATTACCCCAAACTCGCTTGACTACTTTTCTACTAGAGTGTGACGTAGAGAAACAACATCACAGGTCTAGTTTTGATTAGAattgttttaattgataaaatctattATTCCGGGTCAGTGTAATCTGAGGCAGTGGAGAGTCAGCCGGTTTaaagagttacatgtaattgggggctctattaaaaaaaaaaactctcttAATCGGCCGAGAGCAGATAGCGACTTCAAAACTCCgcgatgatagatctaccgttttgcCAAGCGCCTTGTGGCCAGATTGGACATCTTGTTTGCTTTCCACTGGTAGATGTTAGCATAATGATTATGTGCTCAACTCGGCACCTCGTTGCACACATTTACCTTTTCTGAGTACGAAATATATGCACATTTAAGTCGGATTTGGTGATCAATCTTATCCCAAACCCATTGATACTGTCAAGTTTGTGATAACATGTGTAAATATTACAAAACGCTAAAATATCATACAGCAACACGtataatttatttctaattttcaaagaagaaattaaaatatattaaagacCCATCGAACATTAATGGTGATCTCTCCCATTCGGAGCCCACTCGATCATGATGTTGCGAGATGATCATAAATagaatgcaaatatatattaaagctacatgtatcgtatgtacatgtatttctatacTTTTAAGGAACAAAATCAATTTCTAACACACTCACTTAGCTTAGTTGTGGTGTAGAAATTACGCCGTCAAACTACAGAAATATCTGCAGTGTTTTGACTAGACAAAATTCCCGAATGTCGTGAATCTATAAATCTCTGCGGGGACGGGGTAACTGGGCCACACAGTAAATCCACGCGTTGGGATACCAAGGCTCTCTCCATGcctatgtgtatttatttcactacatgtattttatatatgtatgtgtatatatatttaatatgatGTAAACATATATGAAAGCTGTATATTGTTCTCCATAGCGAGAGTGCACGCTCTGCAGAGACTCTGAAGCCTACTGGCTTCGCATTTTGCGTGCCTCTcatatgtttatatatgtttaatgcTGATGAGCTTATTGCTCaaagttgaaataaataataataaattttgtaacatatttGTTTCTACAAACGTACTTCATAAATGCCattatcacccccccccccccccccccccccaagtacTCTTGACATTTACTCGGGCAAACGCCGCACTCACatttctatttaatttttaacattaaaattttcGATATCAATAACATATACAGCGTCAGtgcttttagaaataaaaatcaaaatatgtcaGATGAAATCGCTGGTCAGAATATCACTCCACACACATGTGTCTGTTAGAGTTTTATTGAAAGGGCTAATCAGGCCATTTAATGTTTAGTTTCCCTCGtttgtaatatatatgtatcggTATGTGGTATTAACGGCGTCCTTTAAATGTACTTATAAAAGATGATAAATAATCTAATGTTAAAAACGaattgtttcaattttacttTGACTGGAAACATTACATCTAATAAAGAAACACTTGTATATTATCATTTTCCGCCACTATCCGTGACCTCTCTCCCTAAAGAAATATTCTGAAGCTGAATCCACTAGATTCTAAATCATGAAAATCGGATATTACAAGaaaatgagttttaaaaaactatagCACAATCAAATAACACAATTAAATTTATTACCATCCCCACCCCCTCCAaataaaaaggataaaaaaagaaattaaatcttACTTGACAAGAGAAGAAATGAGCTGGATTGTCGTAACTTAGTCCGATTTTCTTCAGTTGAAACTCGTCCCTCAATGACATTCTTTTTTCAGGTAGTGCCCCACTCTGGTCCGCTCCCTCTCTGGCTGTCCGCCTCTCGCGCCACAAGTATATTTCACCTGGAACACGCGGTTCCCATAAAACAAGACAGCGCTACACTTTATCGAGTTGTTATCACTGCTTACTCACTTAACAACACGGCGCATACTCCTGCCGAACCTCCACTTACAGTACACTATATAGTCCACGTATAGTAGATATATATGTAGCAGTGTCCACGTGTAAATGCATGAGgttttcaacaaatttcatattttccataattttcgtattaattctataattttgATACTTAGGTAGTGGTATGTATAGAACTCAAAAATAGCTGCGAGAGGGGGGTAGGGAATacgattttaaagaaatatctgcgtatacaaaataaaacatgtatagaAGCTTCTTACCCAAAATGTggctaaaaaaaactttttcatactaCATTtcattcaacccccccccccccccaaaaaaaaaaattccatccGGACAGTCCAGGAATGCCGTTGGCCAAAGACCGCGCAAATCATCGccttatgacgtcataatgaataTACGTTGTTTCcatcaataatattttgttatttatccATAGCGATTAACACGCTTTCACGCGAAAGTGTATCTTTTTATGTTTCAGAAGATtgcattttcttcttcttttcttaattttcaaaCTTAATTGCGTTATGGAGAAGGAGAACGCTTTGGAAAAGATTATAGGCAGCGATGTGATAGGATTATTGAAGTGCAACATTTGCTGGGATTTTTTCACGGAGCCCACCATTTTGCCTTGCGGACACACGTTTTGTATGGGGTAAAGtggatcttttaaaaaaattctgccTTTTCGATCTAtaagattttgtttttgataaccttttttttcattcga
This genomic window from Crassostrea angulata isolate pt1a10 chromosome 8, ASM2561291v2, whole genome shotgun sequence contains:
- the LOC128159586 gene encoding protein rolling stone-like; this translates as MSLRDEFQLKKIGLSYDNPAHFFSCQWKWPSAAYIFIRVFLSLYTTGALIAVCAMNATYTLLQYLTVWTYILLTLHFILTAVITVFHHFRRPRKVSCTENQHITDESKSRENRGFVGEKMEPIGKSISETPETDRKSCKTELVNGVTWYMKLSWLLSNIVQVFSVIVTVVYFSAIYPTLHVSNSELVNDTNMHAINTIFVLVDAAICARPVRFLHFVYPLIYGLVYIGFSVVVYGVSGTVIYNVLDYSQPLYPSITVPGLAILVIPLLQLAFYGLYRLRVYISTRFQKHA